One genomic window of Arachis hypogaea cultivar Tifrunner chromosome 8, arahy.Tifrunner.gnm2.J5K5, whole genome shotgun sequence includes the following:
- the LOC112706192 gene encoding 14-3-3-like protein, translating into MAAAPSPREENVYMAKLAEQAERYEEMVEFMEKVSAAADNEELTVEERNLLSVAYKNVIGARRASWRIISSIEQKEESRGNEDHVAVIRDYRSKIESELSNICDGILKLLDTRLIPSASSGDSKVFYLKMKGDYHRYLAEFKTGAERKEAAESTLAAYKSAQDIANAELPPTHPIRLGLALNFSVFYYEILNSPDRACNLAKQAFDEAIAELDTLGEESYKDSTLIMQLLRDNLTLWTSDMQDDGADEIKEAPKPDEQQ; encoded by the exons ATGGCGGCAGCACCATCGCCACGGGAGGAGAACGTATACATGGCGAAACTGGCGGAGCAGGCAGAGCGTTACGAGGAGATGGTTGAGTTCATGGAAAAGGTGTCAGCCGCAGCCGATAACGAGGAGCTGACGGTGGAGGAGAGGAACCTTCTCTCGGTGGCGTACAAGAACGTGATCGGAGCTAGGCGTGCGTCGTGGAGGATTATCTCTTCCATCGAGCAGAAGGAGGAGAGTCGCGGCAACGAGGACCACGTTGCGGTGATCCGTGACTACAGATCCAAGATCGAGTCGGAGCTCTCCAACATCTGCGACGGGATCTTGAAGCTCCTCGACACCCGCCTCATCCCCTCCGCCTCCTCCGGCGATTCCAAGGTCTTCTACCTTAAGATGAAGGGAGACTACCACCGGTATCTCGCCGAGTTTAAGACCGGCGCAGAGCGCAAGGAGGCAGCCGAGAGCACCCTCGCGGCTTACAAATCTGCTCAG GACATTGCTAACGCGGAGCTGCCACCAACTCACCCAATCAGGCTGGGTCTTGCTCTAAACTTCTCTGTGTTCTACTACGAAATCCTCAACTCTCCGGATCGTGCTTGCAACCTTGCAAAACAG GCTTTTGATGAAGCCATTGCTGAATTGGACACACTTGGAGAGGAGTCTTACAAGGATAGCACTTTGATCATGCAACTCCTCCGTGATAACCTCACCCTGTGGACCTCTGACATGCAG GATGATGGAGCAGATGAAATAAAAGAAGCTCCTAAACCAGATGAACAGCAGTAA